The region gagcagggctggggaccaACAGCACCCTTCAGGGCAGGACTAGCACCCCCAGCTGAGCTTAAATAACCTCCTGGGCCCGTGGGTGGGGTGTGGGTCCCAGGTGAGGCTGTTCAGGGCCATCAAGGGCTAGTAGTGCCCATGGGAAGACGGCAATTTGGCCCTGCAGCTGCCCAGATGTGGCTTTACTGGTTGCACGGCAGTGCCCGGCTGGGCTGTACTGGGGGTTGCCAAGCCTGGTGCATGCTGCGCGTTGGCGATGGCCCacggtgctgagctctgaggtgGGGTCCGGTATGGCCATATGTCTGGAAGAAATCATGAATTGCTCTTTGCCTAATTCTGCCAAGTTCAGGCTTCTCCCCCTTGCACCAAGGAGTCACCTCCATGCCCGGCAGAGCTCTTTCCTGAAGGTCTGAGGACCTGCCACCAAAATCAGCCCTTCGAAGGCTTGGAAATTACCAGAAATATCAGCAGGAACAGGAGCAGCGCTGGGCATAACCGAGCATCCCTTCGCCAGGGCTCGGGCCAAGCTGCCAGCACTCAGGATTTGTGCACAGCCTCTCGGTAGGTGTGAGCAAGATGCGCCTGCGAGGACAGAAATTAAGTTGGTGTCACGTGTAGCCCATCCCCACCCAAAAGCGTTTTGGTCCCTAAGTTGGGACAGGCCTTGAGATCACGGGGTTTAGGTCAGGAGTTGGGTTTTCAACCCAGAAGTTGGAGGTTTGGTGCCGCTGGTGCACGAGGGATGCTGTTACAGCAGGTTGAGATGGGGCTTGTCATGGGAGGGGATGGCAGGGGTTTCTAATCCCCGTGTTCCTGTTAGCAGCCATTAATCGGGGAGGCTAAAAAGCAGCTTCTCCCGTGGCTTGGCCAAAGTTGCCTGTCCTGGCTACCCTAGCCTAAAAATGTGTGCCTAACTCCTCCTTGGTTTCTTTTGCTGCAAGCTCTGAGTCTTGTTAGGGCTTTTTGGGGGGAGATTAAAGGGATCATTCTTTGCCAGAGGTGCTCTCCCATGGCATGGTCTCAAACGCTGTTATCAGACCACGTACCCACCTCCTGCCCGTCTTTTCAGAcctcaaatcctttttttcttcatttccctcTGGGGTCCCCACGGGAGATGGAGGTGCGGGTGGCCCCGATTCCTCCTGGGCCCCCTGCGCGGGGACAAAAAGCCCCGGGAGCCGGTGGCCGCGTCCCAGGCGGATGCTGAGAATAGCTCTTTGTTCCCCGTTTCTAATTGCTGGGCCCAAGCAGCTCGTTAACCGCTCTGCCCCGCGCCCTCCCGTCCCTGCAGCCGCCGCTCAGGGGGAAAGACCCGCGGGGACGTGCCGGGGCTCAGCCTCTGAGTGCGGATTTTGGGGTGACACATAAAACTGGCTCAAAGTGGGATTGGGGCGAAGCTGCCGGCATTGCTCATCTCTTTGTGCAGCCCGGGGGGTGCCTGGAAAGGGGGGTTGTATGTGGCCAGAGCGGACGTCCAGAGCCTCCCCTGCAAACTCTGTCACAgttttctcagctgaaaaatacCCAGCTGGCGGAAGCCTCTCGGTTTTTTGGGGAGCCAGGGAGAGTACCAGCCCCGCCATCCACGTGCGGTGACTTTGGGAAGCGCCGGAGGACAGGCGGTTTGCTCTGAGCCCGAAGCATCGCTCAACCCTGAGGAGGGTTCAGGGCTGGGGTCCTTCCCACGGCACCCCGATTGCCCCGGGGCAGAGCGGAGCTCAGCCATTCACCCCCCGTACGCACAGATCTGGGAGCACAATCAGCCCTTTGGGAAACTCGATATGAATGATTTAGAACCAAGTTTTGGACTCTTTCATGGAGGGAGcttgcatttgcatttgaaaactgCAGAGGAGCTGGCGGGGGGACGGGAGCACTGGCTGGGTGCTATCAATAGGAAACTGTTCTGTCTAACGCTGCCGGGGCCAAAAAATGTGAACTCTGCAGATTTCTGGCTCCGCTCACGGTCAGAATTGCTGGCTCCGTTGTCGGTGCCCGGCTATTAATGGCTCTGCTCGGACGCTGGTTTTCCTTCGCTGCCAAAGCAGAGCGGGGTTTTGTGAAAGAAGGGGTGGATGAGGGGTGCCTGGGATGTGAAACGGGGGGGATTCAGCTCCCTGCATTTGGGGTCTGGGAAGGCTGTTGGTGCTCTCCGGTCCTTATAAGCCTGGGATCCAATCCGCGGTGATTTCAATGCTAAAGCCACCAGTTTGCCTTTGCACTGGGAGTGGAGCTGAGGCCCAACGTACTTGTGTCACGTAAGACCCCCTTGTGCAAGCCTGTGGGGTCACTGCCCGCTTTGTGCCGGTCCGTGTCCTGGTCCCAGGCTGCAACACCCCAGGAGACACCACCGTGGTTaataaatgttccttttttttttcttctttctcagccTGTTTTACACCACTCGCCCTTTACACCAATGGGGTAAcctgcccccagctccccccaccccccaccccactgtGCCCGTCCTTCGTCCTTCCTCGCCAGCTCCCACGGGTGCTCTCGCCGGAGATGAGGCCGTTGGGTGTGGGCATTTCCCTGCATCTCCTTGAGCCCCACAGAAAATGAACCATCCCCGGTTCAGGTGGGGCCGGCGGCGGAGCAGGGGGCACGCAGGGATGTGCCAAGACCAGGGGCGAGCTGGCCGCCGCAGCGTGCCTGGGCGTAGTGCGTGCACAAATAAAACCCCAGAGAGCTTTGCACTGAGCTGGAAATAATGGCATTACAAGCGCTTGCTCGCTTCTGGCCGCTGTTTGGGTCGGGTGAGGCTTTTCGGGGCCGGCTGAAGGGCTGCGAAACGTGGGGGTTTGCTCCCGGTTTGGGCGCAGCTCCGGGAAGGTGAGTGGCAAAGGCTCCCCGGGCGCGGTGGCTTGTCAGCGGAGCACACGGGTGGGGACAGGGCATGGCgtggtcctcatctccatcCTGGCATCCGCGTGCTCGCCGGCATCCGGAGGTTTGCGCCCACGGAGCATCCCCTGCGTGGAAGAGCCCTGCTGCCGCCGCGCCATGTCCCGGCATGGGCAGGATGAGTGCCTCGGGGAAGAGAGCAGAGGAATGGGGGGGAAAATAGGCAAATGGCAAaagctgtgtgttttctttttttttttttctttcttctttgcccAGGAGAGGCGTGAGGGCTCGCCGGCAGCATGCCGCTGGTGAAGAGGAATATCGAGCCCCGGCACCTGTGCCGGGGGGCTCTTCCCGAGGGGGTGACGAGTGAGCTGGAGTGTGTGACCAACAGCACGCTGGCTGCCATCATCAAGCAGCTGGGCAGCCTCAGTAAGTCACGGCACAGCGACCCTGGCGTGGGATGGGGACGGGGCGGTGGGATGCTGGTGGGACGCTGCGGTTGCTTGCTCCAGTTCCAATCACAGAGAAATGGGAGCAATGCAAGAGCCGTGCGGGCTGCAGCCACCCCTAATTCAGTGGGAATTAGCCagctaataaaaaaaggaggatgCTCAGGGTCAAGCCCAAGGTGGGGACCTGGTGACATTTTTAAGACCCGTTTTCCTCCCATAGCCAGTCTGTGCGGTGGGGGACGGAAAGCCTTCGCGAGCCCCTTGCTTCTCAGCTTGGCCAGAAATAGGAAGGTCAGGcgaagattaaaaaaaaccccaacctatTCTTTTTAATCTTAGAGCTTTATGTGAAAGAGAGGTCTATATAAAAGGTCTAAATCCTTGGCTGTCTTCCTGCCCTGGgactgatttcagcagaaaaggGGAGGATGAGAGCGCTGCACACGCCAGTGTGAAATTTTAATAGGGGCAACCTATTTCACAGCTGAATATCGACTTAAAatagagagagaagcacaggcGCTTCAGGGCTCcccctctttttcccctgctccagaaCTAGATTCTTCTCTAAAATACTCCCAGAAAAATAAACCCTATATTTAGGGAGCTGCTGGAAGGGTGGCGGCTCACATgagcagcacccatgggtgctcagGCCATGGCTAACTCGCCCAGGGGAAAAGGAGATCAAACACAAGCGGCCAAGTCGGGTGACAGGCCGAGGAGATATCAAAAGCACCTTGATCTCGGGAGCCGTGTGATGTGTGGTTTTGGAGGAAACCCTGAGGCACGGGGGTgctgtcctgggatgggtgcagtgctgggctgggtgctgggacagGATGGGTGCTGTAGCCTGCAGGTGTCAGCAATGCTCTGCCAGGCGCGGATGTGGTAATGGCAGCCCTAATAAAGAGCTATCGCAGCAATGCACTGAGCGCTGCAGGAAAATAACTGCTAAAGTGAAAAAATTGGCAGCTTCTCCCCACTGTAGCACTCTCCCCGCTGCCCTGCTGTCCGTTTTCCACCTTCAGAGCGGGGTTTCTGCAGGTGATGCTGCACGGCCTGGGGATGACGGTAGTTTTTTGGCTGCGTCTGCCCTGGTAGATCTAAAGGCTTTTTAGGATGAGCACCGCCATGGTTTGGTGCCTCCCACGGGTACCGCTTTTGCTGAAAAGGATGCTTGTGCATGGAGAAGGGCAGGTGGCTTGCGCTCCCCTCCTCCACGCAATGCTTTGCCAGGTCTGGGAGAGGATGAAGGTCAGCTTCCAAAAAGCCAAGGCTGGGGAGAGCCCCACGGAGCCGGCGGGGAGGCGTGCGGCCCAGGGGACGGGCTGGGAGAGGGCTGCCCGCCTGCCGCCATTGCCCGTGACGGGCGCCTGTTGCCCTTTGCCAGGCAGGCACGCGGAGGACATCTTCGGCGAGCTGTTCAACGAAGCCAACAGCTTCTACATGCGGATGAACTCGCTGCAGGAGAGGGTGGACCTGCTGGTCATCAAGGTGACGCAGCTGGACTCCACCGTGGAGGAaggtgaggggctggggctATTTTGGGGTGACGGCCAGGCGCGAGCGGGCAGGAGATGCGTGCTCAGGGCCAGACCACCCGCCATGCCCAGTTCGGGGGGCTGAGGCCACCCCTGCATCCCCTCTCCTTCCCGTGCCCCCAGTTTCGCTGCAGGACATCAACATGCGGAAAGCCTTCAAGAGCTCCACGGTGCAGAACCAGCAGGTCGTGTCTCGCAATTCCATCCCCAACCCGGTGATGGAGATGTACCAGCGCTGCGACAAGCCCCCGCCGCTCAACATCCTCACGCCCTACAGGTAGAGTGACTGGTGCATCACTCCTTGGGGGGACCGAGGAGGTCCTGGGGGGCCCTTTCCAGGAGAGGCATCGGGGGGCTGCACCCCATTTGCTGCTTGGTGAGGACTGGAGAGGCTGTTTTCTCTGGTTGCTGTGCCACCGACCCCGTTGTGTAGGGCCCTTGGGACGAGTGACCCCACGCAGTGGTACTGCGTGTAGTAACCACTGCGTTGGACGTGTTCATGGTGGGGCAACAGCTTATGGCCGTGATTGTACCAAACCCCCCTGCTCAGGGGAAAGGGGGGCTTCTTCTGTGGCTGATaaccccctctcctccctccccaaccCCCCAGGGATGACAAAAAGGATGGCCTCAAGTTCTACACCGACCCCTCCTACTTCTTCAACTTatggaaggagaaaatgttGCAGGCGACAGAAGATAAGAGAAAGGAGAAGCGCAGGCAGAAGGTAACGGGCAGGCGGGGGACACTGCgggggggctggagctggagctgcccGGGACCCGGGGGACAGTCGCCTTCCTGGTGCATCCCGTGTGCTCCCCCCTGCCGTGGTGGGTGCATCTCGATGCTCCCTGGGTACCGCTCACAGTCCGGAGGAGCCGGGCTGGAGACGGAGCCGCAGCTTGTGTGTGCCCCCAGGAGCAGCGGCTGGTGGAGGACTCCACCCGGGAGGTGAAGAAAGTGAGGAAAGCCCGCAACCGGCGCCTGGAGTGGAACATGATGGCGTATGATAAAGAATTCCGACCCGATAACAGGTTCTCACCATCCCCCTATCACATGGCGTCATCGGAAGGATCACTGTCCCCAGATAATAGGCAGGTTTTACCTACTACGCGTTAGCTCACCGgctctcctttgcttttctcttcttctccgTCTTTGGGGGGATGCGCTGCCCGCAGCAGGGTCGGGGTGATAAGCCATAAACCCTTGGTAGCTTCATGCACAGCTGGTGTCCCCGAGGTCGCATCTGGACCTCAGGAGTAGCCTTGGTGTTGGGATAAAGTCGGAGCGCTTTCCATTTAGCAGAGACTGGCTCAACTCTGTCGGTGTCCACCTCCCCTCCGCTAGCTCTTGGCTTTCTTGTACATCTCTATTTCCGTggccattttttgttttgttgtctcAACACCAAAATACCCCCAAACCCACATCCCCCCGACCCCCCCTCCCAGGAGTACGACCCTTGGCTTTTCCTGTGTCGTAGATCTTACGCGTCGGACGCGGCCGACCACTCGTACCCGGCGAGCCCCAACCACCCCGCGCAGCTGCTGGCCCCGGTGTCCCACCTGGCCCCGGCAGAGCACAAGGAGGGGGTGCTGGCAGCTGCGCCCCCCCAGGAGCACGTCTACCGCCCGGCGCCGGCAGCGGGCAGCCGGCAGAACAGCCTCAACCGCCTCCAGCAGCCCCATGTGCCGCAGCCCCCCGAGGCTATCCTCAACGGGCCGAGACCTCACTTAGTCAAGGATTACGGGTAGGGCTTCAGCCTGCCTCTTCTCTCCCGGCGGAGGGATGCCCAGGGGCTTGGGGGGGCCTtgcctgggctggggggctTCCCACCCCATTTCTGGGCTGCTGGCGGTGCTGTGGTAGCGGGGAGAgccctcctctgcagcccctgtGGTCCAAAACTGCTGGTGAGTCCCGAGGCCAAATCAGTCAGGAGCACTTTTGGGGTAACCTCATGCCAGATAAGGGGACAAGGTGGATGGAGGGGACCATCTTCGCCTGGGATGTTGGCTGCCTTCCCGCCACCGCATGCCCCAGAGCTCATCCTGCCAGCAGACCCCCCCACCTCCGTGGGGACAGAGCTTACGTGGGGGTCCAGAGTGAACCAAGCCACAGCTCAGCCGGTCGGTGCCTGGGATGGGTGGTGGGTGCCCGGGATCAGTGGTGGGTGCTGTCGTTCCACATGCCGCTGACGTGGCTTTGCCATCCCGTTGCAGCCCGCAGCCAGTGCCGATGGCAGAGTACTTCGTGCCGCCCGCCCCACCGCCCCCACCGCCTGTCATCCCCTCTGCGCAGACCGCCTTCGACAGCCCCATCTCGGCTCCCCCTGCGCTGGCCCCCGGCTCGGCCGCCCCCCCCTCCTACGCACCCTCACcgccccccgcaccccccggccCCTACTCCGCTTCCCCGCCGCAGGCCGGCCCCATGGGACCCCCGGTGGcacccccaccaccaccaccgggGCCCCCCGCCGTCGCCGCCTCGCCGGCGCACTCGGCAtcgccgccggcccccgccgtgGAGCCCCGGAAACCGCAGATCCCGCTGATGCCCATGAGCGACGCCCGGAGCGACCTGCTGGCCGCCATCCGCAGGGGTGAGTGGCAGGGGTGGTGGCAGCGGGAAGCGGAGGGAGACGGGTCCCCAACGCTGCCACTGCAGTGTTAAAATACCTCTTGGCGTAGAGTTGGGTGGCGTTGGCTTCACTGAGTGCAGGACGAGCCCCAGGTGGCCAGGTGATGCGTGAAGATGGTGGCACCCAGGTGGGacctggggagggaaagagatGCAATGCAGGGGGTTGGAGGGACGTGGGGGAAACCCATCGCCGGAGGCAGGATGGAGCCCCACAGGGATGACCGGCAGCCCTTGTGCGCGTGGCCTCCTTCCAGGCTGGAGCAGACGTTGCGCTCCAAGGTCTCTCCCGTTTCCCCTTCCTGCAAATCTTCAGGTCGAATGGCAGATTTAACCTTCGAGAAGGTTCAACCTCTTCAGGCCAagtggaagcagaggaggagctgtATTCTATTATATAGCTGTATAATCACACCCATCGCGTTATTATCTCATCTGTTATCTCATATATCTTTACAACTGTGTGCATCCTCCTGCAAGGGGGCTGCAGCCAC is a window of Gavia stellata isolate bGavSte3 chromosome 14, bGavSte3.hap2, whole genome shotgun sequence DNA encoding:
- the LOC132318163 gene encoding actin-binding protein WASF3-like, with the translated sequence MPLVKRNIEPRHLCRGALPEGVTSELECVTNSTLAAIIKQLGSLSRHAEDIFGELFNEANSFYMRMNSLQERVDLLVIKVTQLDSTVEEVSLQDINMRKAFKSSTVQNQQVVSRNSIPNPVMEMYQRCDKPPPLNILTPYRDDKKDGLKFYTDPSYFFNLWKEKMLQATEDKRKEKRRQKEQRLVEDSTREVKKVRKARNRRLEWNMMAYDKEFRPDNRFSPSPYHMASSEGSLSPDNRSYASDAADHSYPASPNHPAQLLAPVSHLAPAEHKEGVLAAAPPQEHVYRPAPAAGSRQNSLNRLQQPHVPQPPEAILNGPRPHLVKDYGPQPVPMAEYFVPPAPPPPPPVIPSAQTAFDSPISAPPALAPGSAAPPSYAPSPPPAPPGPYSASPPQAGPMGPPVAPPPPPPGPPAVAASPAHSASPPAPAVEPRKPQIPLMPMSDARSDLLAAIRRGIQLRKVQEQWEQEAKKEPVGNDVATILSRRIAVEYSESDDDSELDDNEWSD